The following are from one region of the Variovorax sp. V213 genome:
- a CDS encoding TonB-dependent receptor: MIRPNKQARRGLIGLAVAAAACPTPGQAQETAPQAGSLPTVEVVSTTPVPGIEVPKDQIPSNVQTADDLHLRRAQSLNLPDFLATQMPSVNVNEIQGNPYQVDVNYRGFSASPVLGTPQGLSVYQDGVRINEPFGDVVNWDLIPKAAISSITLLPGSNPLFGLNTLGGALSLQTKRGDTHPGTELELQAGSFGRVSTELSHGRKLADGGHLFLAFGGLNEDGWRNYSPSRVRQLFAKVGQDSGRLSWDLSFTHGDNRLVGNGLLPESMLMQDRKQVYTRPDRTGNRMSMLTLNGSYRLSDQQTISMTAYTRRSRYSTLNGDLNDDFNPTENGNSGVENRTYTRQHGEGVALQSTYTAGIHQLTFGASVDRARTHFLQTEAEGILDATRAVVPQEEAEVDALLAGKSRTASVYFSDLVTLRPDLQLSLSGRYNDTRVTTRDDGRALLGLSTQLDGEGRYKKFNPAIGLTWQATPQLTAYAGWSQGSRAPSPIELGCSDPQNACVLPNALQSDPPLKQVVSQTFETGLRGTFAPGLRWNASVFRTVNKDDLLFVSSGLSRGYFSNFGRTLRQGVELGLSQQTDRFDWSLSYSYLRARYDSPACLVAEANSSAETSPACTGEGEIAVRRGDRLPGLPAHSLKFNADWRVTSSWTLGAQYRAYSRQTVRGNENGLHTPDGDAFSGSGRIGGYALLDLTTRWKLGRNVELFAKVANVFNRRYATAGQLGRSGFDASGAVLAPDAWRNAQFVAPGAPRAVWVGVRVQLGV, translated from the coding sequence GTGATCCGACCGAACAAGCAAGCGAGGCGCGGCCTGATCGGCCTTGCCGTGGCCGCCGCGGCCTGCCCGACGCCGGGACAGGCGCAGGAAACCGCGCCGCAGGCGGGCAGCCTGCCGACCGTGGAGGTGGTCAGCACCACGCCCGTGCCGGGCATCGAGGTGCCGAAGGACCAGATTCCGTCCAACGTGCAGACCGCCGACGACCTGCACCTGCGCCGCGCGCAGAGCCTGAACCTGCCCGACTTCCTGGCCACGCAGATGCCGAGCGTGAACGTGAACGAGATCCAGGGCAACCCGTACCAGGTCGACGTGAACTACCGCGGCTTCAGTGCGAGCCCGGTGCTCGGAACACCGCAGGGCCTGTCGGTGTACCAGGACGGCGTGCGCATCAACGAGCCCTTCGGCGACGTGGTGAACTGGGACCTGATTCCGAAGGCGGCCATCTCCAGCATCACGCTGCTGCCGGGCTCCAACCCCCTGTTCGGCCTGAACACGCTCGGCGGCGCGCTGTCGCTGCAGACCAAGCGGGGCGACACGCATCCGGGCACCGAGCTGGAGCTGCAGGCCGGCTCCTTCGGCCGCGTGAGCACCGAGCTTTCGCACGGCCGGAAGCTCGCCGACGGCGGGCACCTGTTCCTCGCGTTCGGCGGGCTCAACGAAGACGGCTGGCGCAACTACTCGCCTTCGCGCGTGCGCCAGCTGTTTGCCAAGGTGGGGCAAGACAGCGGCAGGCTCTCGTGGGATCTGAGCTTTACCCATGGCGACAACCGGCTGGTGGGCAACGGCCTGCTGCCCGAGTCCATGCTGATGCAGGACCGCAAGCAGGTCTATACGCGGCCCGACCGTACCGGCAACCGCATGTCGATGCTGACGCTCAACGGCAGCTATCGATTGAGCGACCAGCAGACGATCTCGATGACCGCGTACACGCGGCGCTCGCGCTACAGCACGCTCAACGGCGACCTGAACGACGACTTCAATCCGACCGAGAACGGAAATTCGGGCGTGGAGAACCGCACCTATACGCGCCAGCACGGCGAAGGCGTGGCGCTGCAGTCGACCTATACCGCGGGCATTCATCAGCTCACCTTCGGCGCCTCGGTGGACCGGGCGCGCACGCATTTCCTGCAGACCGAGGCCGAAGGCATTCTCGATGCGACGCGCGCCGTGGTGCCGCAGGAAGAGGCCGAAGTCGACGCGCTGCTCGCGGGCAAGAGCCGCACCGCGAGCGTCTATTTTTCCGACCTGGTGACGCTGCGGCCGGACCTGCAGCTCAGCCTTTCGGGCCGCTACAACGACACCCGCGTGACGACCCGCGACGACGGGCGCGCCTTGCTCGGGCTTTCCACCCAGCTCGACGGCGAAGGCCGCTACAAGAAGTTCAACCCCGCCATCGGCCTCACGTGGCAGGCCACGCCGCAGCTTACGGCCTATGCGGGCTGGAGCCAGGGCAGCCGCGCGCCGAGCCCCATCGAGCTGGGCTGCTCCGATCCGCAGAACGCCTGCGTGCTGCCCAACGCGCTGCAGTCCGATCCGCCGCTCAAGCAGGTGGTGTCGCAGACCTTCGAAACCGGCCTGCGCGGGACCTTCGCGCCGGGCCTGCGATGGAATGCATCGGTGTTCCGCACGGTCAACAAGGACGACCTGCTGTTTGTCAGCAGCGGGCTCTCGCGCGGCTACTTCAGCAACTTCGGGCGCACCCTGCGCCAGGGTGTGGAACTCGGCCTCTCGCAGCAGACCGACCGCTTCGACTGGTCGCTGTCGTACAGCTACCTGCGGGCGCGATACGACTCCCCGGCCTGCCTGGTGGCTGAAGCGAACAGCAGCGCAGAGACCAGCCCCGCCTGCACCGGCGAAGGCGAAATCGCGGTGCGGCGCGGCGATCGCCTGCCGGGTCTGCCGGCGCATTCGCTCAAGTTCAATGCCGACTGGCGCGTGACATCCAGCTGGACGCTCGGCGCGCAGTACCGCGCCTACTCGCGGCAGACGGTGCGCGGCAACGAGAACGGCCTGCACACGCCCGACGGAGACGCTTTCAGCGGCAGCGGCCGCATCGGCGGCTATGCGCTGCTCGACCTCACGACGCGCTGGAAGCTGGGCCGCAACGTGGAGCTTTTTGCCAAGGTGGCGAACGTGTTCAACCGCCGCTATGCCACGGCCGGCCAGTTGGGCCGCAGCGGCTTCGATGCGAGCGGCGCGGTTCTGGCGCCCGATGCATGGCGCAACGCGCAGTTCGTGGCGCCGGGTGCGCCACGCGCGGTGTGGGTCGGCGTGCGCGTGCAGCTCGGCGTCTGA
- the rpe gene encoding ribulose-phosphate 3-epimerase, with translation MQNEKKAMRIAPSLLSADFARLGEEVTAVIQAGADLIHFDVMDNHYVPNLTIGPLVCEAIKPYATVPIDVHLMVKPVDALIPMFAQAGASIISFHPEASEHIDRTIRLITASGCKAGLVLNPATPLQVLDHVLDQLDLVLLMSVNPGFGGQSFIESVLPKIEAVRRRIDASGRDIWLEVDGGVKPDNAARIGAAGADTLVAGSAVFSGGRYREAIDAIRIQALQGRHDMERSPA, from the coding sequence ATGCAGAACGAGAAAAAGGCCATGCGGATCGCGCCCAGCCTGCTGTCGGCCGACTTCGCGCGGCTCGGCGAAGAGGTCACCGCGGTCATCCAGGCGGGGGCCGATCTGATCCATTTCGATGTCATGGACAACCACTATGTCCCGAATCTGACAATCGGTCCGCTGGTGTGCGAGGCCATCAAGCCCTACGCGACGGTGCCGATCGACGTGCACCTGATGGTCAAGCCGGTCGATGCGCTGATCCCGATGTTCGCGCAGGCGGGCGCCTCGATCATCTCGTTCCACCCCGAGGCCAGCGAGCACATCGACCGCACGATCCGGCTGATCACGGCGAGCGGGTGCAAGGCGGGCCTGGTGCTCAACCCCGCCACGCCGCTGCAGGTGCTGGACCACGTGCTGGACCAGCTGGACCTGGTGCTGCTGATGTCGGTCAACCCCGGCTTCGGCGGGCAGAGCTTCATCGAGAGCGTGCTGCCGAAGATCGAAGCGGTGCGGCGCCGCATCGATGCGAGCGGGCGCGATATCTGGCTCGAGGTCGACGGTGGCGTGAAGCCCGACAACGCCGCGCGCATCGGCGCCGCGGGGGCCGACACGCTGGTGGCGGGCTCGGCGGTCTTCAGCGGCGGGCGCTACCGCGAAGCCATCGACGCGATTCGCATCCAGGCGCTGCAGGGCAGGCACGACATGGAAAGGTCTCCCGCATGA
- the cbbX gene encoding CbbX protein: MDATETPATTAAIATAPKLLFESSGVKALLDQLDAELIGLAPVKGRIRDIAALLLIDKLRQEQGLQSQPPSLHMSFTGNPGTGKTTVAMRMAEVLKQLGYVRKGHLVAVTRDDLVGQFIGHTAPKTKEVIKKAMGGVLFIDEAYYLYRPENERDYGQESIEILLQVMENQRDDLVVILAGYKDRMETFFSSNPGMASRIAHHIDFPDYSEAELMQIAQLMLGRLNYSFDDGAASTFSRYVSLRRRQPHFANARSIRNALDRIRLRHATRLFGSEQALTREQLCTLEAQDILASRVFNPPADAAQTEGA, translated from the coding sequence ATGGACGCCACCGAAACCCCCGCCACCACGGCCGCGATTGCCACCGCGCCGAAGCTGCTCTTCGAGTCTTCGGGCGTGAAGGCGCTGCTCGACCAGCTCGACGCCGAGCTGATCGGGCTGGCGCCGGTCAAGGGCCGCATCCGCGACATCGCGGCGCTGCTCCTGATCGACAAGCTGCGCCAGGAGCAGGGGCTGCAGTCGCAGCCGCCTTCGCTGCACATGTCGTTCACCGGCAACCCGGGCACCGGCAAGACCACGGTGGCCATGCGCATGGCCGAGGTGCTCAAGCAACTGGGCTACGTGCGCAAGGGCCACCTGGTGGCGGTGACGCGCGACGACCTGGTGGGGCAGTTCATAGGCCACACGGCGCCCAAGACCAAGGAAGTGATCAAGAAGGCGATGGGCGGCGTGCTGTTCATCGACGAGGCCTACTACCTCTACCGGCCGGAGAACGAGCGCGACTACGGGCAGGAGTCGATCGAGATCCTGCTGCAGGTGATGGAGAACCAGCGCGACGACCTGGTGGTGATTCTTGCTGGCTACAAGGACCGCATGGAAACCTTCTTCAGCAGCAACCCGGGCATGGCCTCGCGCATTGCGCACCACATCGATTTTCCGGACTACAGCGAGGCCGAGCTGATGCAGATCGCGCAGCTCATGCTGGGGCGGCTGAACTACAGCTTCGACGACGGCGCGGCCTCCACCTTCTCGCGCTACGTGAGCCTGCGCCGGCGCCAGCCGCACTTTGCCAATGCGCGATCGATCCGCAACGCGCTCGACCGCATCCGGCTGCGCCACGCCACGCGCCTCTTCGGCAGCGAGCAGGCGCTGACCCGCGAGCAGCTCTGCACGCTCGAGGCACAGGACATCCTCGCGAGCCGCGTCTTCAATCCGCCGGCGGACGCCGCGCAGACGGAAGGAGCATAG
- a CDS encoding HAD-IA family hydrolase: protein MSIEALVFDVDGTLADTEEVHRMAFNLAFEQLGLDWHWGQAEYRSLLAVTGGKERMKTYIDSLPLGASEKKRLHERVPAIHAAKTQHYTDIARRGGIELRPGVLRILDEAQDAGLRLAIASTTTAVNIDALLQATLGPRGLTMFDVIACGDQVRAKKPASDIYLLALDTLGVPPERAIAIEDSANGLRSALGAGLWTVVTPTFWTEGSDFGGAGLVLPSLGDPAQPLPGEPGGRLSSSAWLGIEELLRMASVAPPLNAVQALYREDS, encoded by the coding sequence ATGAGCATCGAAGCCCTTGTTTTCGACGTCGATGGCACCCTGGCCGATACCGAGGAAGTGCATCGCATGGCCTTCAACCTCGCGTTCGAGCAACTCGGGCTCGACTGGCACTGGGGACAGGCCGAGTACCGCTCGCTGCTGGCGGTCACGGGCGGCAAGGAGCGCATGAAGACCTACATCGATTCGCTGCCCCTGGGCGCATCGGAAAAGAAGCGGCTGCACGAGCGGGTGCCGGCCATCCATGCCGCCAAGACACAGCACTACACCGACATCGCGCGGCGCGGCGGTATCGAACTGCGCCCCGGCGTGCTGCGTATTCTCGACGAGGCCCAGGACGCGGGCCTGCGCCTGGCCATTGCCAGCACCACCACGGCCGTCAACATCGATGCGCTGCTGCAGGCCACGCTCGGTCCACGCGGGCTCACGATGTTCGACGTGATTGCCTGCGGCGACCAGGTGCGCGCCAAGAAGCCGGCTTCCGACATCTACCTGCTGGCGCTCGACACGCTCGGCGTGCCGCCCGAGCGCGCGATCGCGATCGAGGACTCGGCCAACGGGCTGCGCTCGGCGCTCGGTGCCGGCCTCTGGACGGTGGTCACGCCCACCTTCTGGACCGAGGGGAGCGATTTCGGCGGCGCCGGCCTCGTGCTGCCCAGCCTCGGCGACCCCGCGCAGCCGCTGCCCGGCGAGCCCGGCGGGCGCCTCTCATCTTCTGCGTGGCTGGGCATCGAGGAACTCCTGCGGATGGCCAGCGTGGCCCCGCCATTGAATGCCGTGCAGGCGCTTTACCGTGAGGACAGCTAA
- a CDS encoding LysR family transcriptional regulator → MPLSKHASFRQLATFHAVARLGSVSLAADEMHLTQPAVSIQIGTLEESAGTPLLQRTGRGIRLTEAGELLAGYAGRILDLWREAGDEMAMLQGVFSGTLRVGAITTAEYLLPPILVNFAKEHPKVKVKLQVGNRDEIVRMLAGQEIDIAIMGRPPAELKTDSSAFAKHPMAFLAAPSHPLMSAAKPTLAMLSDTRMLVRERGSGTRTTVERFFKDEGLPLRIGSELSSNEAIKQMCAAGFGIAFLSMHTCVLEMNAGLLGVLPVPGNPVVRDWYVMHLASRQLPQVALAFEDYLRTHGQAQIHQQLGTLPAVRPAAKKRSMRRPA, encoded by the coding sequence ATGCCTCTTTCCAAGCACGCCAGCTTTCGCCAGCTCGCCACCTTCCACGCCGTGGCGCGGCTCGGCAGCGTTTCACTTGCTGCAGACGAAATGCACCTGACGCAACCCGCGGTGTCGATACAGATCGGCACGCTCGAGGAGTCGGCCGGCACGCCGCTCTTGCAGCGCACGGGCCGCGGCATCCGCCTGACCGAGGCGGGCGAACTGCTGGCCGGTTACGCCGGCCGCATCCTCGACCTGTGGCGCGAGGCCGGCGACGAAATGGCCATGCTGCAGGGGGTTTTCTCGGGCACGCTGCGCGTGGGCGCCATCACCACGGCCGAATACCTGCTGCCGCCGATCCTGGTGAACTTCGCCAAGGAACACCCGAAGGTGAAGGTCAAGCTGCAGGTGGGCAACCGCGACGAGATCGTTCGCATGCTCGCGGGCCAGGAGATCGACATCGCCATCATGGGCCGCCCTCCCGCGGAGCTGAAGACCGACTCCAGCGCCTTCGCCAAGCACCCGATGGCTTTTCTCGCGGCGCCCTCGCACCCGCTGATGTCGGCGGCCAAGCCCACGCTCGCCATGCTGTCGGATACGCGCATGCTGGTGCGCGAGCGCGGCTCGGGCACGCGCACCACGGTCGAACGCTTCTTCAAGGACGAGGGGCTGCCGCTGCGCATCGGCTCGGAGCTGTCGAGCAATGAGGCCATCAAGCAGATGTGCGCCGCCGGATTCGGCATCGCCTTCCTGTCCATGCATACCTGCGTGCTCGAGATGAACGCCGGCCTCTTGGGCGTGCTGCCGGTGCCGGGCAATCCCGTGGTGCGCGACTGGTACGTGATGCACCTGGCGTCGCGGCAGCTGCCGCAGGTGGCGCTGGCGTTCGAGGACTACCTGCGCACGCACGGCCAGGCGCAGATCCACCAGCAGCTCGGCACGCTGCCGGCGGTGCGCCCCGCTGCAAAAAAACGCAGTATGCGGCGCCCCGCCTGA
- a CDS encoding ribulose bisphosphate carboxylase small subunit: MRITQGTFSFLPDLSDEQISRQVEYCLDKGWAIGLEYTDDPHPRNTFWEMFGNPMFDIKDAAGVMLELASCRKTFPQQYIRVTAFDSTHGTESVVMSFIVNRPSHEPGFRLIRTEEPGRTIRYSIESYAVQARPEGSRY, translated from the coding sequence ATGCGAATCACACAAGGCACTTTTTCCTTCCTGCCCGACTTGAGCGACGAGCAGATCAGCCGCCAGGTCGAGTATTGCCTCGACAAGGGCTGGGCCATCGGCCTGGAGTACACCGACGACCCGCATCCGCGCAACACCTTCTGGGAGATGTTCGGCAACCCGATGTTCGACATCAAGGACGCGGCCGGCGTGATGCTCGAACTCGCGTCATGCCGCAAGACCTTTCCCCAGCAATACATCCGCGTGACGGCGTTCGACTCGACCCACGGCACCGAGTCGGTGGTGATGTCCTTCATCGTCAACCGGCCGTCCCACGAGCCGGGCTTCCGCCTCATCCGCACGGAGGAGCCGGGCCGCACGATCCGCTACAGCATCGAAAGCTATGCGGTGCAGGCGCGGCCCGAAGGCAGCCGGTACTGA
- a CDS encoding HAD-IA family hydrolase, which translates to MTKDLRDIDAIAFDLDGTLVDSAPDIRVALNAALEEAGLDCFDLDTVRAWIGDGPDALILQALRRQDLGGSEALRSRLRKAFDAATLAAPLKHGGVFEGIAELVDGLRRALPMVVVTNKPTPLARAVLDAAGLLQPMAGVFGADAAAQRKPAPFLLQAAARQLGVEPARLLMVGDGPADLLAAQAAGSPAALVAWGYGGHAAVDAAAVAPAWRVATPQQLLLTVRESRAVRRDEETTTTRY; encoded by the coding sequence ATGACGAAAGACCTGCGCGATATCGATGCGATCGCCTTCGATCTCGACGGCACGCTGGTCGACAGCGCGCCGGACATTCGCGTTGCCCTGAACGCCGCGCTCGAAGAGGCCGGGCTGGACTGTTTCGACCTGGACACCGTGCGCGCGTGGATCGGCGATGGCCCGGATGCGCTGATTCTCCAAGCGCTGCGGCGGCAGGACCTCGGCGGCAGCGAGGCCTTGCGCAGCCGGCTGCGCAAGGCTTTCGACGCGGCCACGCTGGCGGCGCCGCTGAAGCACGGCGGCGTGTTCGAGGGCATTGCCGAACTCGTCGACGGCCTGCGCCGTGCGCTCCCGATGGTGGTGGTCACCAACAAGCCGACGCCGCTGGCACGCGCCGTGCTGGATGCAGCCGGTCTGCTGCAGCCGATGGCCGGGGTTTTTGGTGCCGACGCGGCGGCGCAGCGCAAGCCCGCGCCCTTTTTGCTGCAGGCCGCGGCGCGCCAGCTGGGTGTGGAACCCGCGCGCCTGCTGATGGTGGGCGACGGCCCCGCCGACCTGCTCGCCGCGCAAGCGGCCGGCTCGCCGGCGGCGCTGGTGGCATGGGGCTATGGCGGCCACGCGGCCGTGGACGCCGCCGCGGTGGCGCCGGCCTGGCGGGTCGCGACGCCGCAGCAGCTGCTGTTGACGGTGCGCGAGTCGCGCGCCGTTCGCCGGGATGAAGAAACGACAACGACCAGATACTGA
- a CDS encoding phosphoribulokinase, protein MSAKHPIVAITGSSGAGTTSVTRTFENIFRRESVKAAIVEGDSFHRYDRTSMKAAMAEAEAAGNRNFSHFGEDANLFAELEALFRDYGEAGVGRSRKYLHDAVEAAPYKQEPGTFTPWETLPDSELLFYEGLHGGVTTEKVDIARHVDLLIGVVPVINLEWIQKLHRDKNTRGYSTEAVTDVILRRMNEYVHYICPQFTRTHINFQRVPVVDTSDPFIARTIPSPDESLVVIRFSNPTGFDFPYLLSMLHDSFMSRANTLVVPGGKMELAMQLIFTPMILRLMERRKKSYAI, encoded by the coding sequence ATGTCAGCCAAACATCCCATCGTTGCCATCACCGGCTCGTCCGGCGCAGGCACCACGTCCGTCACGCGAACCTTCGAGAACATCTTTCGCCGCGAGAGCGTCAAGGCCGCCATCGTGGAGGGCGACAGCTTTCACCGCTACGACCGCACGTCCATGAAGGCAGCCATGGCCGAGGCCGAGGCCGCGGGCAACCGGAACTTCAGCCACTTCGGCGAGGACGCGAACCTGTTCGCCGAACTCGAGGCGCTGTTTCGCGACTACGGCGAAGCGGGCGTGGGCCGGAGCCGCAAGTACCTGCACGACGCGGTGGAGGCGGCGCCCTACAAGCAGGAGCCCGGCACCTTCACGCCATGGGAAACGCTGCCGGACAGCGAGCTGCTGTTCTACGAAGGCCTGCATGGCGGCGTGACGACGGAGAAGGTCGATATCGCGCGCCACGTCGACCTGCTGATCGGCGTGGTGCCGGTGATCAACCTCGAGTGGATCCAGAAGCTGCACCGCGACAAGAACACGCGCGGCTATTCCACCGAGGCCGTGACCGACGTGATCCTGCGCCGCATGAACGAGTACGTGCACTACATCTGCCCGCAGTTCACGCGCACGCACATCAACTTTCAGCGCGTGCCCGTGGTCGACACCTCCGACCCGTTCATTGCGCGCACCATTCCAAGCCCGGACGAAAGCCTGGTGGTGATCCGCTTCTCCAACCCCACGGGCTTCGACTTTCCCTATCTGCTGAGCATGCTGCACGATTCCTTCATGTCGCGCGCCAACACGCTGGTGGTGCCGGGCGGAAAGATGGAGCTCGCCATGCAGCTGATCTTCACGCCGATGATCCTGCGGCTCATGGAGCGCCGCAAGAAGTCGTACGCGATCTAG
- a CDS encoding class 1 fructose-bisphosphatase codes for MPIAGKATLTQYIIEERRRHPGATGALNALITDVSLACKAISRKVALGALGDVLGSARTQNVQGEEQKTLDVLSNDMFLRANEWGGHVAGMVSEEMEEPYLPPRQYPRGKYLLLFDPLDGSSNIDVNVAVGSIFSILRAPTPEADAKPEDFLQPGTEQVGAGYAIYGPSTMLVLTLGNGTHAFTLDPQLGEWVLSHPNLSIPRQTNEFAINASNSRFWEPAVKRYVDECLAGKEGSRGIDFNMRWIASLVAETHRILMRGGVFMYPRDSKESGRDGRLRLLYEANPISFLIEQAGGMASTGRRRLMSVEPESIHQRIGLVFGSSEEVARVEAYHNEAPQDTYQAPLFGKRGLFAAAA; via the coding sequence ATGCCCATAGCAGGCAAGGCCACGCTGACCCAATACATCATCGAGGAGCGCCGCCGCCACCCCGGGGCCACGGGCGCGCTCAATGCGCTCATCACCGACGTCTCTCTTGCCTGCAAGGCGATCTCGCGCAAGGTGGCGCTCGGCGCCCTGGGCGACGTGCTTGGCAGCGCCCGCACGCAGAACGTGCAGGGCGAGGAACAGAAGACGCTCGACGTGCTGAGCAACGACATGTTCCTGCGCGCCAACGAGTGGGGCGGACACGTCGCGGGCATGGTGTCCGAAGAGATGGAAGAGCCCTACCTGCCGCCGCGGCAATACCCGCGCGGCAAGTACCTGCTGCTGTTCGATCCGCTCGACGGCTCCTCGAACATCGACGTGAACGTGGCGGTGGGCAGCATCTTCTCGATCTTGCGCGCGCCCACGCCCGAGGCCGATGCGAAGCCCGAAGACTTTTTGCAGCCGGGCACCGAACAGGTCGGCGCGGGCTACGCGATCTACGGTCCCTCGACCATGCTGGTGCTGACGCTGGGCAACGGCACGCATGCCTTCACGCTCGACCCCCAGCTGGGCGAATGGGTGCTGAGCCATCCGAACCTGAGCATCCCGCGGCAGACCAACGAGTTTGCGATCAACGCGTCGAACAGCCGCTTCTGGGAACCGGCCGTGAAGCGCTACGTCGACGAATGCCTGGCCGGCAAGGAGGGCTCGCGCGGCATCGACTTCAACATGCGGTGGATCGCCTCGCTGGTGGCCGAGACGCACCGCATCCTGATGCGCGGCGGTGTTTTCATGTACCCGCGCGACAGCAAGGAGTCGGGCCGGGACGGCCGGCTGCGGCTGCTCTATGAAGCCAACCCGATCTCCTTCTTGATCGAGCAGGCCGGCGGCATGGCCAGCACCGGTCGCAGGCGGCTGATGTCGGTCGAGCCGGAGTCGATCCACCAGCGCATCGGCCTGGTCTTCGGCTCATCGGAAGAGGTGGCGCGCGTGGAGGCGTATCACAACGAGGCGCCGCAGGACACCTACCAGGCGCCGCTCTTCGGCAAGCGCGGCCTCTTCGCGGCCGCCGCCTGA
- a CDS encoding form I ribulose bisphosphate carboxylase large subunit: MNEAIQITDAKKRYSAGVLKYAQMGYWDGDYQPKDTDILALFRITPQDGVDAVEAAAAVAGESSTATWTVVWTDRLTACDMYRAKAYKVEPVPNNPGQYFCYVAYDLSLFEEGSITNVTASIIGNVFSFKPLKAARLEDMKFPVAYVKTFPGPPTGIVVERERLDKFGRPLLGATTKPKLGLSGRNYGRVVYEGLRGGLDFMKDDENINSQPFMHWRDRFLFVMDAVNKASAATGEVKGSYLNVTAGTMEEMYRRAQFAKELGSVIVMVDLVIGYTAIQSMSHWCRQNDMILHLHRAGHGTYTRQKNHGVSFRVIAKWMRLAGVDHIHAGTAVGKLEGDPMTVQGYYNVCRDTHTKVDLPRGIYFDQDWGALRKVMPVASGGIHAGQMHQLLDLFGDDVVLQFGGGTIGHPQGIQAGATANRVALEAMVLARNEGRDIANEGPQILRDAAKWCTPLAAALDTWGEISFNYASTDTSDYVPTPSVA, translated from the coding sequence ATGAACGAAGCAATCCAGATCACCGACGCCAAGAAGCGCTACTCGGCCGGTGTGCTGAAGTACGCGCAAATGGGCTATTGGGACGGCGACTACCAGCCCAAGGACACCGACATCCTCGCGCTGTTCCGCATCACGCCGCAAGACGGCGTGGACGCCGTCGAGGCGGCCGCGGCGGTGGCCGGCGAATCGTCCACCGCGACCTGGACCGTGGTGTGGACCGACCGCCTCACCGCCTGCGACATGTACCGCGCCAAGGCCTACAAGGTGGAGCCGGTGCCCAACAACCCGGGGCAGTATTTCTGCTACGTGGCTTACGACCTCTCGTTGTTCGAAGAGGGCTCCATCACCAACGTGACGGCCTCCATCATCGGCAACGTCTTCAGCTTCAAGCCGCTGAAGGCCGCGCGGCTGGAAGACATGAAGTTTCCGGTCGCCTACGTCAAGACCTTTCCAGGGCCGCCGACCGGCATCGTGGTGGAGCGCGAGCGGCTCGACAAATTCGGCCGGCCCTTGCTGGGCGCAACCACCAAGCCGAAGCTCGGCCTTTCGGGCCGCAACTACGGCCGCGTGGTGTATGAGGGCCTGCGCGGCGGGCTCGACTTCATGAAGGACGACGAGAACATCAACTCTCAGCCCTTCATGCACTGGCGCGACCGCTTCCTGTTCGTGATGGATGCGGTCAACAAGGCCAGCGCCGCCACCGGCGAGGTCAAGGGCAGCTACCTCAACGTCACGGCCGGCACCATGGAAGAGATGTACCGCCGCGCGCAGTTCGCCAAAGAGCTCGGCTCGGTGATCGTGATGGTCGACCTGGTCATCGGCTACACAGCCATCCAGTCGATGAGCCACTGGTGCCGCCAGAACGACATGATCCTGCACCTGCACCGCGCGGGCCACGGCACCTACACGCGCCAGAAGAACCACGGCGTGAGCTTCCGCGTGATCGCCAAGTGGATGCGCCTGGCCGGCGTGGACCACATCCACGCAGGCACGGCCGTCGGCAAGCTCGAGGGCGACCCGATGACGGTGCAGGGCTATTACAACGTGTGCCGCGACACGCACACCAAGGTCGACCTGCCGCGCGGCATCTATTTCGATCAGGACTGGGGCGCGCTGCGCAAGGTGATGCCGGTGGCTTCGGGCGGCATCCATGCGGGGCAGATGCACCAGCTGCTCGACCTGTTCGGCGACGACGTGGTGCTGCAGTTCGGCGGCGGAACCATCGGGCATCCGCAGGGCATCCAGGCCGGGGCCACGGCCAACCGGGTGGCGCTCGAAGCCATGGTGCTCGCCCGCAACGAAGGCCGCGACATCGCCAACGAGGGGCCGCAGATCCTGCGCGACGCGGCCAAGTGGTGCACGCCGCTTGCGGCCGCGCTCGACACCTGGGGCGAGATCTCCTTCAACTACGCCTCCACCGATACCTCCGACTACGTGCCGACGCCGTCGGTGGCCTGA